A window from Solanum stenotomum isolate F172 chromosome 7, ASM1918654v1, whole genome shotgun sequence encodes these proteins:
- the LOC125871331 gene encoding pistil-specific extensin-like protein — protein MKMKIVFIASLILVFSNFIEASDGMDVMHIAGKVLCQDCTQGWNEWVDGAKAIKGSIVSLTCLDERRRVMYYGSDLTDEAGIFDLIVNQTCHGKTIKPQNCFVRLVSSPDPVCNIATDFAGGKSGVKLHRPTVVYRDLLKYVLSPFYYTSPMCDEPNINDDDNLETNDDKNQNNY, from the exons atgaaaatgaagatTGTTTTCATAGCCTCATTGATTTTGgtgttttctaattttattgAAGCCTCAGATGGAATGGATGTTATGCATATTGCTGGCAAAGTTCTTTGCCAAGATTGTACTCAAGGATGGAATGAATGGGTTGATGGTGCCAAAGCCATCAAAG GTAGCATAGTATCTCTGACGTGTCTGGATGAGAGAAGAAGAGTGATGTATTACGGAAGTGACCTCACGGATGAAGCTGGAATTTTTGACTTAATTGTTAACCAAACTTGTCATGGCAAAACAATTAAGCCACAAAATTGCTTTGTGAGATTGGTTTCTTCACCTGACCCTGTTTGCAATATTGCCACCGACTTTGCCGGAGGAAAATCCGGTGTAAAGCTCCACCGTCCGACGGTGGTGTACCGGGACTTGCTCAAATATGTGCTTAGCCCTTTCTACTACACATCTCCCATGTGTGATGAACCTAATattaatgatgatgataatttGGAGACTAATGAtgataaaaatcaaaacaactATTAA